A stretch of Rhinoderma darwinii isolate aRhiDar2 chromosome 4, aRhiDar2.hap1, whole genome shotgun sequence DNA encodes these proteins:
- the C4H2orf72 gene encoding uncharacterized protein C2orf72 homolog — MARDCTESRFRDVLERFGGPQQVLLVGELWDRAESRALLESFLREVFPAELVNGGDIFKDKGPSQHGHPKHDSPCKGEKAATEPQPPQLAQNRTIRFGLVFFLCRSESLVPPASQRQLREILRDIRKRLPAGGAVVGVIMQSCNKVNGQEATVEEKPVCAESAVSSLLFLLRSVFPVNTGGGRCSEVRAAALLPGHEESRREVQIAACEALTAADEQRRQKPNMKSRCCSWRRWKKEDVAQKEHLDEGTALNVLNYPNGDCV; from the exons ATGGCGCGGGACTGCACGGAGAGCCGCTTCAGGGATGTGCTGGAGCGCTTCGGGGGTCCCCAACAAGTTCTGCTGGTCGGGGAACTGTGGGACCGGGCGGAGAGCCGGGCTCTGCTGGAGAGCTTTCTGCGGGAGGTGTTCCCGGCCGAGCTGGTGAATGGAGGAGATATATTTAAAGATAAAGGACCCTCGCAGCATGGACACCCGAAACATGACTCTCCCTGCAAGGGGGAGAAAGCGGCCACTGAGCCGCAGCCTCCTCAGTTAGCCCAAAACCGGACTATTCGCTTCGGACTGGTATTTTTCCTGTGCCGGTCAGAATCGTTGGTACCCCCGGCATCTCAGCGCCAGCTGCGGGAAATACTGAGAGATATACGGAAGCGTCtgcctgcagggggcgctgtggtCGGGGTGATTATGCAGTCTTGCAATAAGGTAAATGGTCAGGAGGCCACCGTTGAGGAGAAGCCTGTATGTGCCGAGTCTGCGGTGTCCTCTCTTCTCTTCCTCCTCCGATCCGTCTTCCCGGTGAACACTGGGGGTGGTCGCTGCTCTGAAGTCCGAGCTGCTGCTCTTCTACCCGGACACGAGGAGAGCCGGCGAGAAGTCCAGATAGCGGCGTGTGAGGCGCTCACTGCGGCAG atgAACAAAGGAGGCAGAAGCCAAACATGAAATCCAGGTGCTGCTCATGGAGAAGGTGGAAAAAGGAGGACGTTGCTCAGAAAG AGCACCTGGATGAAGGAACAGCCTTGAATGTCTTGAACTATCCCAATGGAGACTGTGTTTAG